Below is a genomic region from Miscanthus floridulus cultivar M001 chromosome 1, ASM1932011v1, whole genome shotgun sequence.
tccgggatgaagcgacgataatagccagacAATCCCagaaactccgaacctcgtgcaccgagattggagccttccagtccaacacttcttgcaccttggtgggatccaccataattccaccatcggacaacacatccccgagaaaaggtacctctcgaagccagaattcacacttgctgaactttgcatacagcttgtgttcacgcagtctagtgagaaccactcgcaaatgttcaatgtgatcttcttcattctcagaatagaccaagatatcatctataaataccaccacaaatttctccatctgagaattacagacaaaattagattttctaattaatataaatctacagtaaaaattttgtgcTAAAgtgtaccatattatatgttcactgtgtagatctactcatgtggagtccaacaaaattagattttctattttatgatttttctgtgatttactatgatttttcaaagattcagcggaaATAAGAAGAGAAAAAAGACAACCCTGCCACTGTAGCAAACCCgacgttactgtagcaaaaccgtcgCTAAAAACCGCCTgaaggtaaaatagacggttttagaaagttcaagGGGTAAATTAGACCGTTTCATAGTTGATGGGTTATGTAAACCACCCCGTAATTAGGGGTGCAGTAGACTTTTTCCAGTAAATTTACTAGTCCGTGCCGATAGGAAAACACCGACAGTGGACCAGTTAGCTGCTCAGCGCCAAGTTCCCAATTGAAGGAGAGAGAATTTTATGGGTTAGGTGAACTAGAAAAATACAATTGATTTGGGAATAAATATAATTGATTTGGCCATTTGGGATCGGGGTGGGAACGGGGCGGGTTCTTGTCCATCAGCAGCTTGCTGCTCTGTTGCGTTGTTCCCTGCAGCGATGCCGATTTTACTGAACGAAACAGCATCATGATTGATTCTATTTCTTTTTCTGCATCTTCAGGCCACAAGTACGTACAGCTAGCTATCCGCCATGATTTCTTCCAACACGGAATAAAAAGTACAGTGAGCTCCACGAATAGTTCACCTAATCTGCACGACCTATGGACAAATGCAACAGCACTACGGCATGTGAAATCGGCCAATATTGCGTACTCcagctctttttttcttttttatttgtaGCAAAGTGAGCGAGGAAGCccgtcaaaagaaaaaaaatactaggAACCGAGGATAAGGTCTAAACTAGAGACGCAATAACACGCAAGGGACTAAAATTCAGAAAAGCAAACTAAATTTTAAAAAGTAGTAGTCGCACAACGGGTGATAGCACAGAAAAAACAGATTAACATAAAAACAGCAGTCGCACAACGGATGAAGATTAACACAAAcacttggaacatgcattttcagTATGGGCCTGTTTGGCAGAGATTCACCACCGTAAAATGTGAATCTGAATCTGGGGTTCACCGTTGATCAGCTCCACCGTGAATCTGAGATCCACCATGTATGTACCAGGGAACTATTTGGCAAAACAACAGATCCAAATTCACGAAAATGAGGTTTTGGTGGGAATAGCTTGTTTTACCCTTAGGTTGTAACATGAGACATGTGGCTCACGTCTTATGACTATATTCATTCAAAAAAGGTATATTTTTAAAACACAAATGCAATATGACACACCAAATAGATAATTAATTAACTAATGTCAACAATATTTCGATTGTCCATACATAAAAATAACTAAAGATTAACTAAATATTACGATTGTTAATGACAACTTCTGAACATTAGTCTTCCATTACATGCTAGTTGTTCCAAGCTAGAGCAAGAGCCGTGGCCAAGCCGTCACGAAACATATCCATAGTGGCGGCATTGGCTTCCGAAGTAGAACCATCCGATGTAACTGCATATCGATTATACCTTTCTGGTATTGTTGGGACAAAATGAGGATCAAGATCGAAACAAGCAAAGTCCGGATCTTCACTACCATGTTCACAAATAAAATTCTAAAGGACCATACAAGCAACAACAACCATTTTTTGCTTCCACATCGGGTAGTTTGGCATCTTGTATAGAATTTGCCACTTCATTTTCAAAACCATGGATGTCCTCGAATATTTCATTGCTCATACAAAGTTGTGTATGGCATTCCCCCGGAGTGTTCAGTGTCTCTAGCAACCAACCCATACCACTAGTGGTTGAAGTCCTTGGTGGGTTTTTATATAGGTACATGTCACAATATATTTGGGCAAGCATAGCACCACTTAAGACAATTTTGAAaaaatcatcactctcatcactgGAATCATCACTAGACATCTGCAAGAAATGATAACATGTCCACATGAGCATAAAAAAATTTGACAGCATCTCTAAAATAGCACAGGAAAGCGACATGTCCACATGAGCATAAAAAAATTTGACAGCATCTCTAAAATAGCACAGGAAAGCGACAACATGTCCAAATGAGCATAAAAAAATGACAGCGTCTCTAAAATAGCACAGGAAAGCGACAACATGTCCAAATGAGCATAAAAAAATGACACTAGCGACGACATGTCCAAACAACTAGGCCTTCAATTTCTTCCATACATCACATTGTACTTCCTCCTAAGCCAATCGAGCCTTTCATCGATGGGGAGGGTCATGAACATTTCTCTTTGCTCTTTCTTCACAAACAACTCAGTTGCCACAAGATGCTCATCGGTCTTATATGCAGCCCCACATGCCACAACATGTTCCATAACTTGCTCAATGGTGATCCCACCTTGCCTTTTAGACACAAAAGAAGATGCAGACTCAGAAATCTTTGAGATGTGCTCTTGGATAACAAGGGTTGTGCTACTCTTAGGTTTCTTGGTGGGCTTCTCCAAAATAACCTAGCCTTTTTCTTACCATTGTCTGTGACAGGAGTGACCTCCTGAACATCATCTCCATTTTCAAAAGAGTTGTTGTCACCATCAAATGTGTGCTCGACAGTGTGGTGCTCAGTGGGGTGCTCAGCCTCTACACCATCAGTTGGAGTGTCATCATCAAGGGGTATGATGGGGTTGGAACTCATAGGATTCCAATGATCTTGCTCCTCATTGACAATGTTTCCAAACATCACCTTCAAGTCGTCTTCATTTTGGATAGGCTTCTTCTTGAACTTGCCAACACCACTAATTTCCTAAAACATATGAGAACGTCCAAAataagaaaaatttctaagttgcagaaataaaaatgtacataGCATAACAAATAAAACTGACCTTTGTTATCTTCTTCCACCACTCGGGATCCATGTTGACACTTCCTGTATTCCAATTGAACCCAACCCCCGTTTGCTTCCTCATTAATTTCCTCCAAGCACCATAATCCCTTCTCAACTTGTCCCATTTGTTCTTTAGTTGCATTTTACTCAACATTATTCCGGTGGACTAAAAAAACCTATCAGATACCTCGATAAAGCCTACATTGTTCAAATGTGTGTTCGGCCGATTTCCTTTTCTAACTTGCTCGGCAAAAAACTTACAAACAATTGCGGTATAACCATCAGTCCAGTCCATAGCATCACCCTGACATTAATTTCCCACAATTATTTGATCACCCAAATCAAGATTTCCCCAGCACTGTACAATAGTTGCACAAAATTGAAAGACAAATTTATACCTCATCTTCTTTTGCCCTCTTGTTGGTCGACGGAGCGTGCGTCCTCGGTTGCTGCTGCGACGAACTACCGCCTGCTTGACCAGTGGCCACACCCCCAACGCCCATGGCTGCCTGCTGGCCAGCCGGTAAGGGCTGCTGGCCGGTCGGTAGGGGCTGCTGGCCGGCCAGGAAGGCTTGTTGGGCAGCCAAGGCATGCTGGTGGGCGCCGTCCATGGCGGTCTGGAGGCCACCCGTGCCTGCCTGAgcgccggccatggcggggtcAACGCCGGCCGCGGCTCCCTGCCAGCTGACTGGGGCGGGTTGAAGGCCGACCGAAGGGGGCATGTCCGCGACGCCGGGAGGAGGAGCTCCGGTGGCCGCGCCCTGTACCTGACGAGAGAGCCCAACCCTAGGTGCGGTCTTTCCCATGGATGTGGACGAAGAAGGAGGTGCAGGAGGTCGAGCAGGACCGGATCTACCGAATCCGACAATGGAGGGCTCGCCGAAGTGGAGGGATGGAGGGAGGGGACGGGCGGCGCGGCCTCCCTGGCCGCGACGGAAGGAGGACGCGAGGCGCGAGTAGAAGGGCGTCGTATCCAGTGAGGTGGGGAAGAAAGGAAATAATCGAACCGGTAAGGATAAGGGGTGTGTAACTAGTGGCAAAGGTGGGTAATTTTTATCCAACTTCACGAGGAGGTACGAAACACCTATTCGTGGAGCACCCCCTGAGGAGCTCCACCAATTTGGTGAATCTGGTCTCTAGATCCACCGTTTTGGTGGATTTGAATTTGGTCGATCTAGGGTGTTTGGGAAATTTTTGGTGGAGTGGAGCTGCAAATAGTGAATCTGGAGCTGGTGAatccctgccaaacaggccctatatCCAAGGAAACTACTCAACTTAAACTATCAAATAAACACAGGAACCCTTTTAGGGTTTAGCACAGATCAACATCAAAGGCCCACCCTTCCTTTGCTATCATCTCCTGACCTCCCTGATTTTTGCAGTGGCGGCCTCCATACTGTTCCGTCAGGTAGAGCCTAAAAGTAGAGTTATACAGGCTATGTTAGAATCCCCCGGGTAGTCTGGTCTTGTTGAATAATAAGCATGTAATCTGACATGATTCTTAACAAAATTTACATACTTGTGTGGGGGCTGGAGCGTATCAAACCCATTTTGTCTGCAATATCCAACTTGTTTTTGGCATATTCATAATAGGTCTTGAGCCTTAGAACCTGCAAATGAATTTAGCTTCCAGATAAGCGAAGTCAAGCAAATATTTGGAACACATTAAAAACCAGAATAAAGGTACATCTAAAAtctcaaaagaaaaaaagaatcaACTAACAAGTTTTCTGACAGCCTCGAAGATCAACCAATAAGCTTCACCTTCTTCAAGCTACATACAGACAAGAATTGCTTTAGTGCAAAGAAAAATTCCAGTTGGACACTGATCTCCAAGAAAAAAATAGCTTACATTTTTATCTATGCCATCCACACATGTTTTATACTGGAGAGAAAAATATGAAAGAATTAGGCACTGGGGATAGGACAGAGAATAAATTTCAATATATAAGCGAATGACGCCTGTGAACAAGGGCGACTTAGACTTACATTATCACTTTCTAGCTCAGCATTCACTTCAGGCCACTGGAAGGGCCACATGGCTTTGTCCTTCACTTCATCCAAAGCATCTTTGAAATTCATCTAAACAATGTTCAAGGGGAAAAAATGACCCTGTGATTAATAAACATATAAAGCCAGaacaaattgaaaaaaaaaagcaCTGTAAATTTCTTAGTTCTGCATATTCAGACAAAAATCCAAACCTTCTGCTTAGCAACCCGTTTCCAGATCTCAAAATAGAGACGAGCATAAAAATGATCACTCCTAACACTATCCAAAAATTCCTGAAAAGAAAAGCGATATGTAATTGTCGAATACTATCACTTGCAATATCCAACACATTAATATGTTGAGGAGCTAGGATCGTTACCAATAAGAAAGGACCAAGTAACCTCGAATAAATTTGGGGGTAATCTGCTTTAATCTTCGCTGCGTGATAGTAGGTCACACAGTCCATTTTCCTCCGCTAAACAAAAAATAAATGAAACCACTTTAGGGTGTGAAGACTGAGATAGCATCGAACACATTCAACAAGCCTATTAACCACAAGAGAATTTTAGGGGCTGTGTACCTCTTGCGGTCTGAGTTTGTGGTAATGTTGAAGCCACTGCATGTGACAAAAAGGTTATCAAAACAAAATTGACATATGACCAGAAGTGCATAATCAATAACATCGCTTATACCTTGGTTTTATCTAATAGCTTTTCCCACAAGCGGACAAATTGTTGATCACTCTCAAGTGTACTAAAGGCATTGTAATAATAAGACCAGTCTTGGTAACCCTGcacgaagaaaaaaaaataacaatTACACATTTTGTTTCGTCACTACTGATAGCACAAGTGGTGGGCACCAAAGACATGGGGAAAAGAAGTAAATCCGGTGCCAACTTATAACTGCTGGGTGTAATTTATTTATGGATGTCCCACTCCCACTGCATTAGCTCTGTCAATTCTGCATTGACAGGGAGACAACTTACGACAACAGCCCTTGCAAAGAGCCACATAGACAAGGCACCACTCCATTTCAAAGCCTTGAGCGAATATAGATGATCCAGAGCAACACAGACTGTTTAATGTGGCTCAAAACAGAATGCATCTCGAACTAAAAATGCGATGACGTGGGCTTAGCAGCAAGAATGGATCTGAGAAATAGTAGTGCCTAAGTGTTACATACATGATCATTAAGGAGAATGAGACGCTGGTAGTCCTGGAATCCAGCAATCTTGGAGCGTTCGACGTCGAAGGTCCACTTGGGATCACGCTCGTAAGGTCGGAAAGGCCCATCTTGTTCGAGTATGGACAACAACTGTGCATCGTTCAGCCCAGCACCCTTTGATATATCGGCAAAagcaaaagcaaggcaaggcataAGGGGTATATTAAACAGATGCAAGTGCGGAAAGCAGAATTGTACACATCCGATGTACTATATGGTTACCTTGTGAGCTCTGATGTGAGCTATGGCGAGGCGTTTTTGGACTTGTTCAGTCTGTTGGTCATCGTTTAAAACCCAAAAGTCATCATCTAAGTCAGGAAGGCCGAAGTAATTAAAAAAGGAATCGACTTCCACATTGACATCAGCATCGGTCCAATCATAGCCTTCGACCTGCTTCCAATCAAAGCCTTCAACTCGCCCCGCTCCTTGTTCTGGTCCGGGTTCAGTGCTGATCATAGGAGCAGTCATGTCGACACCCTCAGAAGTAGGTGCGCTTTGGACCTTTGCCTTCTTCTTACCCGTCCATGCGCTTGTTTTCTCACCCACCATGGCATCTCCTGTTTTCTCCCCCACCATAGGCATCTCCCCCGATGGTCAGAGGACGAACGCGGAGTCGAACGCTCTGTCGCCTCTCTCCATCAGCCTCCCCACCAGCAGCTCCGGATCCGGATTCACGCAAGCCGCTAGCTCAGCGCGCAGGACCCCGTGCCGACATCAGATCCTAATCCAAGTAGAATCAGGAAACCCTAACCTCGGGACTTCTCCGCGATTCGAGTAAAAGCGTGGACGGGTAAGGGATTGGCTTGGAGGAGAGCGTGGGGAGAGTCAGGCGGGCCGGGAGGCGGCGTCTGGTTTGGCCGGCGAGGATGTCGGGATTGATTTTGGGGATCCGCCGGGCAGGATGAGAAAACAAaagaggccgccgccgccgccgcaatgTGACTCGCAAACTCCGACTTCCCCCTTATATGTATGGGCTGATGAGGCGGTGCGCTCACCCAACGGGCCACTCACATAGCCCGCGTTCCTCTCAACTGGCTGGGATCGTGGGCCGCTCTTCTTTTCTATTTTGTTGGCCCATCTCttgttgtttcttttttttttcttaacaAAGCTGCGTGTCATCGTTCAATTGGCTTGGAAAGAAATATCTCCCCACGTCCctcaataaaaaaaaagaaatatctCCCCACGCAAAATTAATATGCACCGTCCGATCTACATTTTACGGTCTGGGTTAACTGtagcagaaccgcccgaaatagcgtacttacgaaggcgctcgtcttccaccagacactaagcaccccgaaagcgagctacagcgagcgatgtccgtcgggcacactccaagggagaacccgaaatatccacattttttcccaaggatccaataatgaaaacgaattacaatacttgtccatttcatacatcagagtttcttaaaaagtacattattacaataccaaataccagagtgtggaataataaacagcggaatttaaataaacatctagcgataggagcGAGAattccatctgagcccaccagaagaatcctccaaacaaggtacttctcatgcatcacctgcaacaggggtaaataaaccctgagtacacaatgtactcgcaagatttatccgactagtgggaataatttcccgactccaaggaatatgataagctttatggtttgctgggttttttttttttgcaaaatagcACTAACAGTGAGTCCTTATTCATATCTTATTATAAGCCGTCTTAAGTTATCATCTAcctagtctatataagcacatgttctactttcaagcaagagttgagcaatcagttccattcttctcctttccactttcagttcttactacggtgctaaaccgcacaCAAGCCGAACTGGATTTCACGgtaattcgcgaatcaatgtgcccagctgggtgctccgaaaacacacgtcccgcttgtaccccagacacaagcaggactaacccaccactctcctgtcccgggtgtccaggtccccgtccaaacttagactccaagcccccactcctgagtcccggactcagtgcggtgcaaggacctccaccaccccgcctcccatcagtcggtccgaaaagagccgaatccgcgacaagagagcagcaagccttccctgcgcccatacccaagtatgcgctcgaaaCAATaatatgtgacttgcctagagccatatgcaacgatcggtccttaatcgacacagacagggaagaAGTGTAATCGAGCTAtgtcctgttggccgtaggacacaaccccatacacccaccaatacccaaaccatatccctgtccggtcactatttttctttccaccattttgtcACGAGTGATCATTTTATCACCTATTTACGAGTAACGGCAGgctactcacgctaccgatatcctgagcatagcagctactcggcaTGTACTAgttggactcataggtagatatatttatgcatgtagtatctataaaatgcctgtaacataaatgcacattatagatatatattcagtgatcatttaaaatagtggttatgcaccgaggcttgccttgggcaggcgcggggtCAGCAGGGTTagcaccaataggctcctgggcttcctcctgtacgaagatctcctcctcatactcctcgatcacctcgtcgtactccggctcgccgacgggcacgaagtctaccagctcgtgatctacatgcatgaaatgatgatgcaatgctt
It encodes:
- the LOC136484891 gene encoding uncharacterized protein — encoded protein: MPMVGEKTGDAMVGEKTSAWTGKKKAKVQSAPTSEGVDMTAPMISTEPGPEQGAGRVEGFDWKQVEGYDWTDADVNVEVDSFFNYFGLPDLDDDFWVLNDDQQTEQVQKRLAIAHIRAHKGAGLNDAQLLSILEQDGPFRPYERDPKWTFDVERSKIAGFQDYQRLILLNDHGYQDWSYYYNAFSTLESDQQFVRLWEKLLDKTKWLQHYHKLRPQERRKMDCVTYYHAAKIKADYPQIYSRLLGPFLLEFLDSVRSDHFYARLYFEIWKRVAKQKMNFKDALDEVKDKAMWPFQWPEVNAELESDNYKTCVDGIDKNLEEGEAYWLIFEAVRKLVLRLKTYYEYAKNKLDIADKMGLIRSSPHTSST